One stretch of Roseovarius mucosus DNA includes these proteins:
- a CDS encoding beta-ketoacyl-[acyl-carrier-protein] synthase family protein: protein MKRVVITGAGTINALGADVPSTLEAMREGRCGISDLEFQDVERLSIRIGGQVKNYDPEVQFNRQQLALYDRFTQFTLIAARQAMAQAGLEFSGELAARAGVILGNSGGGMTTLDENYRSVYEEGKNRVHPFVVPKLMNNAAASHLSMEFNLKGPTFTVSTACASSNHAMAQAFQMVHGGITPVMVTGGSESMLCFGGVKAWEGLRVMSRDACRPFSANRNGMVQGEGAAIFVFEEMEHAKRRGAEILAEVAGFAMTSDASDIVMPSKQGAARAITGALNDARINREEVGYINAHGTGTAANDKTESAAVADVFGHHADRLMISSTKSMHAHLIGGTGAVELLACIMALRDGIIAPTIGYEEPDPECALDVVPNVAREARVNVALSNAFAFGGLNAVLALKRFA, encoded by the coding sequence GTGAAACGGGTGGTCATTACTGGCGCGGGCACGATCAACGCGCTTGGGGCCGATGTGCCCAGCACGCTTGAGGCGATGCGCGAAGGGCGTTGCGGTATTTCCGATCTGGAGTTTCAGGACGTCGAGCGCTTGTCGATTCGCATTGGTGGCCAGGTCAAGAACTACGATCCCGAGGTGCAGTTCAACCGTCAGCAACTGGCGCTCTATGACCGGTTTACCCAATTCACACTGATCGCGGCGCGGCAGGCCATGGCGCAGGCCGGGTTGGAGTTTTCGGGCGAGTTGGCCGCGCGGGCGGGCGTGATTCTTGGCAATTCAGGCGGGGGCATGACCACGCTCGACGAGAATTACCGCTCTGTCTACGAAGAGGGCAAGAACCGGGTGCATCCCTTTGTGGTGCCCAAGCTGATGAATAACGCCGCTGCTTCGCATCTGTCGATGGAATTCAATCTCAAGGGGCCGACCTTTACCGTCTCGACCGCTTGCGCGTCGTCCAATCACGCGATGGCGCAGGCATTTCAGATGGTGCATGGCGGCATTACCCCGGTGATGGTCACGGGGGGATCTGAATCGATGCTGTGTTTTGGCGGCGTCAAGGCGTGGGAGGGGTTGCGCGTCATGAGCCGGGATGCCTGCCGCCCATTCTCGGCCAATCGCAACGGTATGGTTCAGGGCGAGGGGGCCGCGATTTTCGTCTTTGAAGAGATGGAGCATGCCAAAAGGCGCGGGGCCGAGATTTTGGCCGAGGTGGCAGGCTTTGCCATGACGTCGGATGCCTCCGACATTGTCATGCCCTCCAAACAGGGGGCCGCACGTGCCATCACCGGCGCGCTCAATGATGCGCGGATCAACCGCGAAGAGGTGGGCTATATCAACGCGCATGGCACTGGCACTGCGGCGAATGATAAGACCGAGAGTGCGGCGGTGGCGGATGTGTTCGGGCATCACGCGGATCGTCTGATGATTTCCTCGACGAAATCCATGCATGCGCATCTGATCGGTGGAACTGGCGCGGTCGAGCTTTTGGCCTGTATCATGGCGCTGCGCGACGGGATCATTGCGCCCACTATCGGCTATGAGGAACCGGACCCGGAATGCGCACTGGACGTGGTGCCGAACGTGGCGCGCGAGGCGCGAGTGAATGTGGCGCTGAGCAATGCCTTTGCCTTTGGTGGGCTCAACGCTGTGCTGGCGCTCAAGCGCTTTGCCTGA